aacggctacaagacttggtggcctatatatacgcctcaccccggccatttgaagcttgctggagttgctggacatcccacacacacccaagaacatctccaagccatacaaaagcatcaagatcatatccttagcccttagcagactttgagagtgttgtgtaaaggttagctcttagtgagtgtgattgcaaggccttgagcctttgtgctgtggttctctaatGAACCAAaataagagcttggtgcgccggcaccttggagcatgaagctcgccggcaacgtcatcgaccctccgacttggtgtggagcggcgacgacatctttgtgagggggacgtggagaccccatcctttgtggagaaactccttagtggaacccggggccaaggtgaccgtgattgtattcacggaagagacttggtggccgagtagcaacactcttagtgagtgctacaacaacgtggatgtaggtgtgcctttgaaactaaccgaaccacgagataaacacccgcgtcaagagtttgctatctcctatcctgTTCTTTAAACTTCCGCATTTTTTACTTGCAacctttgtgcctttactttcatagagtagtttcttgttaGGAAAAGCTATAtggtgcataactcttttgggataggggtttcacactagaacaacctagttgcacatctagatagtttgttttagtttaagttttgtgcaaactagttggagccataggtctaagtttttattagtgcctaattcactccctccccctcttagactagagcacccgatccttacAGTAAGCAGCAATAAACACACTGACAGATTGGAGGTCTACCTTAAACCCGGCATGGTGTCACTGTTTAGGTGAGTTAACTGATGGAAATGATCAAATGAGGAATGAATAGTAAACCGAGAGCCAAACAAGAAGGTTGTCATCTTTCGGGCGCGCGGAGGCCGGAGGGAACCATGATTATTTTCAGAGACAAATAAGGAATTCTCTAAACTTTTACACTTGTTATCATTTCCCTGAGAGTGATGTGCAATCTTACAAAGTGAAGCAACGCAAATACTTGTCACAACCTACTCACCAAAATCTTGCACAGCGAAGTAACATCTGCTGATAGAAATAGGGAAAGAAAACAGGATCACCTTATTATATGGTCATGAGTTTTCAACTAAAATCTAATGCTGGCGAATTCTCGTGATGTGATTCTTTCAAGCTACAAAACCCATTTTCTAAGACATCGTCCCATATATTTTCATCAGTTTCGTAGCATAACATGCTTCCTAATTTCATAATTGTTAGTGGCAACCCCTTGCACTTTTGAACAATGCTCTTACCAATTTTTATCAGATTTGTCGGATTGTCAAACTCTTTTTTACCTGGAAATGCTACTTGCTTGAACATTGACCAGCCCTCGTCAAAACTTAAGCAACTTGGACGATGAGAAGGCATTGTCTGGACTAGCCTGGCAACTTCTTCGCTCCTAGTGGTTAATATGATCTGACAAATCCTTGCGCTTAACATAGGTGTACACAGCAACTCCCAGCAGTCTGCTCGCTCATTCCATACATCATCCAAAACAAGTAAAACTACCTTATCCTTAACTTCGTCTGCCAATTTCTCCTGAAGATCAGCAAGCTCTGTGAAGTGGCATGTTCTGTTGGTTAATGAATTGATGATGTTCCTTGTTATTGTATTGATATCAAAACGCTCAGACACATATACCCAAACGTGATTGTCAAATGACTGGCGCATTCTGAGGTCGTTAAACACAAGTTGTGCAAGCGTTGTCTTCCCTAATCCTTCCATACCAACAATCGCCATGACAGGAACATGAGTTCCACCATATCTCTGTTCTCCGGACAGCAGTTTCTCAACAATTAGGTCTTTATCTTTATCTCGCCCAAAAATCCTATTCTCATCAAATACAAAGGAGCTTGTTTGCCGCAAACTAATGATGTCAGGAGTGAACCATCTCTCTCCGTCATCCTCTGACAAACTGAAATGGTTGGAAAAATGCATGATCTCCTTTAATCTCTCTTTTATTTTCATTACTCGAGAATTGAACTCAGATGGAACTTCTACCACACCAGTATCCTCTGAATGGCTTACGTTTTCCTTTttaagaaagaagaaagagctTAGTCATTAATTATTTATGTACTGTACAGTTCTACTACTCTAAACATACTAGTGCAAAAACCATAAGTATGGTACAATTTTGTTCTACTTTTGAACGTGAAAATATAATAGCAAGATATATACCAAACAGAATTTGACACAACCAAGTTCTTGTGAACAGAAATTACACATGAGCAAACTATAATTTGTAAGGTGTTTTACCTCCTCGCGCTTGCGCTTGGTGCCATGGTGAATACAGGTACATTTCTTGAGAGCCCCCATCTTACGCCGGTCAGTCTCATACCCAAATTCCTTGACAACGTACTCGATTTCATGCGCCACCTCCTTGAGCTCCCTTAGCCGCAGCTTGGTGGACTCCTCCTGGATGTTCCAGTGCTCCTCGGCGTCACGCAGAGTTGCCAGGATTCGGCGCATGGTTCTCTCCAGCTTCCTTAGCACCTCCAGGTCCATGGCCAAGAATGACGACGACAAGGGCGCCATGGAGGGCGCCGCAAAGAcctggaggaaggaggagagctTCTCCCATGCTGTACCGATGGAGAGAGATGCAAGCACCAGCCCCGACATCGGTGGCTCTGCTCTGGCGATCTGCTTGCAGAAACGACTTTGATTCAAGGGGAAGGAGCGCAAGGATGTGAGAAGAGTGGCCGAATGGGCGAGAAGAGACTTCCTGGCAAAGGAAATGATCAATCGGACAATGCCTTCATGGATTCGTAACAGTACAGATTCACATGGTAGGTCGAAAGTGAAGTGACCGCTCACTTCACTTTGGCAGGAAGCTTCCTGCCACAGGCAGCGCCCTGATCTTTTTGCTTCCTCTGCTCCCTTCCAAATGATACGGATGACCACTAAACTGGAATTAGTCTATCAACAGCTAGTAATCTAAGAGAAATAAGTCTTCGAAATTTATGAATAAATTCATTACCCACGGCTGATCAAAACGGGTAATCTTTGTTCTCTCTCATTTGTCGATATTTCCACACAACACTCTTATTTTAGGCCAAAATACTCACATAGATGTTTTGTAATATTTATTCGGTTGCAATAGACTTTAGTAGCCAATTATGTTTTATGCTTTTCCATTTATCAACCCGTACTCCTACACAAACTAGTAATTAGTTCAAATGGTTAGGCTCCTTGTGGTGGAACCTGTCCTTCCAGAAATGGGTGCTTGTGTTTTCAGCTAATATTCTTTTAGTGGTAGGTCACATGTTTGTCGACAGCGAGACGTCTGCATTGACTTTGTCAGTCTCGAGATCAGATGGACCAAAACTATTGGAGGTGTTCATAGGGCAGGGCATCGGTGTTTCACAACAAAAAGCGAGTATTAGAAATTCGTAGATAAATTTGTGAGGTGATAATCAAAATTGTTTATTTTTACTCTCCTATTTATCAATATTTTAACATAATACGCTTATTGATTTTTTGGGGCTATAATACTCATAAATATTTTGTAATCTTCATCTGATTATGATGGACTTTACTTacgtatttcttttttttattccttTTCCATTTATATTCATAAGTTTTCCCTTTATATTTCACCTTCACGGGGGTTTACCCTATGTTTTGTTGAAATATTAGCATGAGCTACAACGTGATCCACATGGTGACCCAAGTCCTGCATATGTATTCTTTGAGTTGTTTTTTATATTAGTAGTATCAAGAAGCTAAGTGGGTATTTTAGAAATATAGATAGGACAACTTTGGATATGTTTCTTTTATGGGCCAATTGCAATTTTTCTATCTATCTGAAACGTTCTTGTAAATTTGCTACAAAAAACACAACAGCAACTTTGCCACTGAAAACTGTGGTCAACCATAAACCATGCCATTGAGCAGCCGGAACCCCGGACCTCGCAAACGCCATTCCAATGATGCGAATGCACCCTTCTATCCGTCCTGCCTGCTTTTAATCATTCCAACAGGCATCCGGCCAGCACAAGGTACGGTGTCTGTTCGGTGAGGGAACTGCATGATTTCCATATTTTGTTAGCAACTGTAGAGTAGTTTTACTCGTGAAACAACCACAAGCATATGCACCAGCACTGGCTAACGTGCAATGCCATGCAAATAAGTTTCATCAACCACATATTGATTATGCCATGATTTTCTTTTATACATACACATGCTATTCGATTATAAAGGGAGATGAGGGCATTTAAACCCAATAATTCCAAATCTTTTATTGTAACAACCATCACACTAGAACCCTGGTTATAGAAATTAAACAGTAAATTACATGAGCCCCACTTTATGTTATACGTGTCGCCCGGCCTCCCGCGAGCCCCCTCGGCCAGCTCACCAACTTGCCACACGCGGCTCCTCCTCACACCTTGTCCCTGCCGCCGAGCTTGCCTCCTTGCCGAACGCGGTTCTTGCCTTCCAGCATCTCCATGTCGTCGTTGCACCTCCATCACGTTGCAGGTTAATATATGTATCACTATCACCTGCAGAATAAGAGAAGACCAATCTGATATCAGGTCTCTTGCAAACTGAAAAATTCATGTTGGAACTTTACATTAGAATGAAGGCAGCACAGAGACTTGTACCATGATTATTCCAGTGATTTGAGATCAATCAGCTCCTCCAGTTGAGTTCGGAGAGAATCAGGCACGTGAAATCTCGGAGAACCACAAACATTTAGTTTCTTGAGGGAAGTAAGGCTGGTAAGTTTGCCGCAGTACTGTAAATTGCGGCCACGCAACTCGAGCTCTTCAAGCCAAGGCAGGCTTTGGGGCTCAAGATGGATCGACATCAAAGTATCAGACCAAACCGATAAGCGTTCAAGCGATAAGTGGGAATTCACCAATCGATAAAGTACCTCCTCTTTGAATGGTTCATTCAGATGCAGGATGGCGAGGGAGGGGAAGTGACCAAAGGTGACCAGGCTTGGACAATGGGACagctcaagtgaccaaagtgaTGGGAGGGCCGGCAGTTCATTCAGGCTCGGACATGTCGAGATGTTTAATTCACGCAGGGTAGCTGACGGCGGAAATGTTGCCAGACTTCTGCAATCATACAGGGTCAAATTTTGCAAGGATGAGAATGGCACCAGTGGAAGAGACCTCAGTTCGAAGTCACTCCAGAGTGTAAGGGTTTCCAGACGTGGGAAGTCACCATCCTCAACTCCACACCACTGTTGCAACTGATACATGTCTTCGATAGTCAAGCGTGCTAATGAGCAAAACCCTTTTACTTTTGGATTAAGGCTGCAAAACTCTCGTCCTATTTGCACTACTTTCTTCATACCTAATATCTTAAGGGAGTTGAGGGATGGTAGCTCACCAAGTGTTGGACAGTGCTCCGATTGACAATTATGTAACAGTAATTCGGTTAACATGGAAAATGAAGCACTACCCAGCCAACTGGGATATACTATATCAAAATTAAAGTTCCTTAACCTCAGTACTTTAAGGCTTTGATGATGTGGCCGGAAGCTCTCCAGTAGTTCGATACCAGATACTGCCACAGTAGCTTGATTACCATCAGATCTCTGTGTGTGTTCACAACTTTTCCATGCATTGAAGTCTAATTCTAGTATCTCGAGATTCTTTTTACTATGCAAATGAGCTTCGTATGCATCTCTGATAGTCATATTACACAGTCCAGTCATAAATAGCTTCCTTATTTTGTTCATATTCCTCAGCTCTCCTATGTTAAATAAGCAACCACATTTGCTGAGATGTATATCAGGCAATGTATTCAAGTTAACCAGACGCCCAATTCCATTTAGCATATGTGCTTCAATGTCCAGGGTCTGCAAATTCAACAGCTGGAAGACAGAACTAGGGAGGGTTGCATCTTCATATCCGGAAAGTGAGAGATGGTGAAGTAGTTTCATGCCACCCATGAAATCAAGTAATGCTTTCCCAAGTCTGCCCTGCTCGATGTCAATGATCCGAAGCTTCTTACAGTTCAGAAACAGTACATCTGGATTTTCGACATCAGAAGTCTCTATCATTGCGATAACTCTTAGTGATCGGGACATATTTGATACTTGAATACTTTTATCTCCTGATAATATTGATATATACCGTGTATCCGGTGGAATGTCAATTGGTTTATTTCCCTCAAGTCTGAAAAACTCTTCCCCAGCAAGAAAGCATGCAAGATCGTGGACAAGGTCATGCATGACCGTCTGTTCCTCGATATAATTTTGAAGCAGTGACCGCTGGACTAATTCATTGAAATATAAACTTCCAATTTCATCCCTGTTGTCACTTCCATCAGACTCAAGTAGACCAAGTAATTTCCACAACCAAACCACCCTGTTTTCATCAAGGTACATACCTTTTCGATGTAGAGAAAGGGAAACAAAGCAACATTTCAAGTGCATGGGCATGTACCTGTAGCTCAACTCCAAGGCTGGCAAAACCTCATTTTTTGATTGCTTTAAGTCCCATAACTCACTTTCTAATACATCTCTCCATTTCATTTCATCACTTTCGTTGCGCAATATGCTAGCTAAAGTCTTAATTGCCAAAGGTAATCCCTTGCACTTTTCAGTAATGCTTCTGCCAATCTCTAGCATGCTCGATGCAGTAACAATTTCTTGCTGGACAAATGCTGTTTGCTTGAACAATGACCAGCTATCGTCAGGGCCTAAACAGTTTAGGTTGTAGAATGGTATTGTTTGCACCAATCTTGTTACTGCCTTGCTTCGTGTGGTTACTATAATGTTGCATCTCCTAGATGCCAGCATTGGCTGACATAACAATTCCCAGTAATCACTTCGCTCATTCCATACATCATCCAAAACAAGGAAAACCCTCTTCTCCTTAACCTGGTCTTCCAATGCCCCCTGCAGCGAACCGGTCTGTATATGGTGACAGGTGTTCTGGGTGAGTGAAGTAATGATCTTTCGTGTAAT
This genomic interval from Panicum virgatum strain AP13 chromosome 8K, P.virgatum_v5, whole genome shotgun sequence contains the following:
- the LOC120644867 gene encoding putative disease resistance RPP13-like protein 1 isoform X2, which encodes MAALFASRAVKSALDNLSSLLPPAAASQGLEDLRTLERTMRRIHATLQDAERHWNLREESAKLRLKELKDLAYDAEELVEEYEYEVNRCRVEAPRRPAACLHGGASSSKRKRQEVLEADHCSNEASIVAVPTELSVRARKVLERFTEIEDYFGTFGLSENDGERKFVPEIRSLRQTSSVVHAPRILGREKDKENVIEALMMNSGEGSCFGSHMSVLPIVGMGGSGKTTLAQLVYNDKRVRHSFDLRAWVCVSEYFDVENITRKIITSLTQNTCHHIQTGSLQGALEDQVKEKRVFLVLDDVWNERSDYWELLCQPMLASRRCNIIVTTRSKAVTRLVQTIPFYNLNCLGPDDSWSLFKQTAFVQQEIVTASSMLEIGRSITEKCKGLPLAIKTLASILRNESDEMKWRDVLESELWDLKQSKNEVLPALELSYRYMPMHLKCCFVSLSLHRKGMYLDENRVVWLWKLLGLLESDGSDNRDEIGSLYFNELVQRSLLQNYIEEQTVMHDLVHDLACFLAGEEFFRLEGNKPIDIPPDTRYISILSGDKSIQVSNMSRSLRVIAMIETSDVENPDVLFLNCKKLRIIDIEQGRLGKALLDFMGGMKLLHHLSLSGYEDATLPSSVFQLLNLQTLDIEAHMLNGIGRLVNLNTLPDIHLSKCGCLFNIGELRNMNKIRKLFMTGLCNMTIRDAYEAHLHSKKNLEILELDFNAWKSCEHTQRSDGNQATVAVSGIELLESFRPHHQSLKVLRLRNFNFDIVYPSWLGSASFSMLTELLLHNCQSEHCPTLGELPSLNSLKILGMKKVVQIGREFCSLNPKVKGFCSLARLTIEDMYQLQQWCGVEDGDFPRLETLTLWSDFELRSLPLVPFSSLQNLTLYDCRSLATFPPSATLRELNISTCPSLNELPALPSLWSLELSHCPSLVTFGHFPSLAILHLNEPFKEEPALA
- the LOC120644866 gene encoding uncharacterized protein LOC120644866 isoform X2, which encodes MSGLVLASLSIGTAWEKLSSFLQVFAAPSMAPLSSSFLAMDLEVLRKLERTMRRILATLRDAEEHWNIQEESTKLRLRELKEVAHEIEYVVKEFGYETDRRKMGALKKCTCIHHGTKRKREEFVRG
- the LOC120644867 gene encoding putative disease resistance RPP13-like protein 1 isoform X1, with the translated sequence MAALFASRAVKSALDNLSSLLPPAAASQGLEDLRTLERTMRRIHATLQDAERHWNLREESAKLRLKELKDLAYDAEELVEEYEYEVNRCRVEAPRRPAACLHGGASSSKRKRQEVLEADHCSNEASIVAVPTELSVRARKVLERFTEIEDYFGTFGLSENDGERKFVPEIRSLRQTSSVVHAPRILGREKDKENVIEALMMNSGEGSCFGSHMSVLPIVGMGGSGKTTLAQLVYNDKRVRHSFDLRAWVCVSEYFDVENITRKIITSLTQNTCHHIQTGSLQGALEDQVKEKRVFLVLDDVWNERSDYWELLCQPMLASRRCNIIVTTRSKAVTRLVQTIPFYNLNCLGPDDSWSLFKQTAFVQQEIVTASSMLEIGRSITEKCKGLPLAIKTLASILRNESDEMKWRDVLESELWDLKQSKNEVLPALELSYRYMPMHLKCCFVSLSLHRKGMYLDENRVVWLWKLLGLLESDGSDNRDEIGSLYFNELVQRSLLQNYIEEQTVMHDLVHDLACFLAGEEFFRLEGNKPIDIPPDTRYISILSGDKSIQVSNMSRSLRVIAMIETSDVENPDVLFLNCKKLRIIDIEQGRLGKALLDFMGGMKLLHHLSLSGYEDATLPSSVFQLLNLQTLDIEAHMLNGIGRLVNLNTLPDIHLSKCGCLFNIGELRNMNKIRKLFMTGLCNMTIRDAYEAHLHSKKNLEILELDFNAWKSCEHTQRSDGNQATVAVSGIELLESFRPHHQSLKVLRLRNFNFDIVYPSWLGSASFSMLTELLLHNCQSEHCPTLGELPSLNSLKILGMKKVVQIGREFCSLNPKVKGFCSLARLTIEDMYQLQQWCGVEDGDFPRLETLTLWSDFELRSLPLVPFSSLQNLTLYDCRSLATFPPSATLRELNISTCPSLNELPALPSLWSLELSHCPSLVTFGHFPSLAILHLNEPFKEEVLYRLVNSHLSLERLSVWSDTLMSIHLEPQSLPWLEELELRGRNLQYCGKLTSLTSLKKLNVCGSPRFHVPDSLRTQLEELIDLKSLE
- the LOC120644866 gene encoding putative disease resistance protein RGA4 isoform X1, which encodes MSGLVLASLSIGTAWEKLSSFLQVFAAPSMAPLSSSFLAMDLEVLRKLERTMRRILATLRDAEEHWNIQEESTKLRLRELKEVAHEIEYVVKEFGYETDRRKMGALKKCTCIHHGTKRKREEENVSHSEDTGVVEVPSEFNSRVMKIKERLKEIMHFSNHFSLSEDDGERWFTPDIISLRQTSSFVFDENRIFGRDKDKDLIVEKLLSGEQRYGGTHVPVMAIVGMEGLGKTTLAQLVFNDLRMRQSFDNHVWVYVSERFDINTITRNIINSLTNRTCHFTELADLQEKLADEVKDKVVLLVLDDVWNERADCWELLCTPMLSARICQIILTTRSEEVARLVQTMPSHRPSCLSFDEGWSMFKQVAFPGKKEFDNPTNLIKIGKSIVQKCKGLPLTIMKLGSMLCYETDENIWDDVLENGFCSLKESHHENSPALDFS